The window ATATTTACCCTAAAATCTTTTACTTTCCTATCCTTGAAAAGAACtccataattattatattgaaaagACAATTGTAGtgttttttaacaaattaaatttgcTTATTTGAACTCATCTAAAATGAAGTGACCTTTATTTGAACTTGAATACAAGTTGAGggattcatttaaattaatttcaacaaagaATTTCTTACAAATCCAATCAAGCCTGCAGAGGTAAAGAGCCAAGAGGAATCATTTGTTGTTGTTCTTCACCATCTCTCTctaatttctttttctctctctctctcttgttAGAACAGAGCTATCAATGGAAAGCTCCATCCAATTCCAAGAAAACCAATACCGATCCATGATTCCATCTCAAAACAGTCGAACCAGTGAAACATCAAACAGTAGCAGCATCAGCAACACCTCCAACAATGGTTTCCACCAACAGCCGGCGACGGCGAATCCTTCAACTCCGACGACGCCAAAACCCATAACGAGGTCAACCGAACCCAACAATCCATACCCGACTACTTTCGTTCAGGCAGACACAGCCTCTTTCAAACAAGTAGTTCAGATGCTAACCGGATCAACCGGTCAAACCAAACCCGATCCACCTAAGAACCCAATTCCTGTCATCAAAACAGGACAGAAGAAAAACCCTTCTTCCAAACTGTACGAGAGAAGAAACAGTATGAAGAATTTTAAGATCAACCCATTACCACCCGGATTCACTCATGGATCTATGTTCTCGCCCCGAAACCCAATCACGCCGGAGATTCTTTCACCTAGTATACTGAATTTCCCGTCGTTGGTTCTCAGTCCGGTCACCCCTCTCTTGTCTGATCCATTCAACCGGTCCCCTGTAAACGAGGTTGAAAAAACAGAGGATCAAGCCATTGCTGACAAAGAATTCTTCTTTCACCCTTCGCCGGCGAATACTCCGAGGGAAGTGGAGCCCCGACTGTTGCCCCTGTTTCCGGTCACATCTCCTCGAGTCGCCGGTTCATCCAATTGACGTAAGATCTTACAATACTCCTCCTCCATTTTCGTACACATCTATcataaagaaagagaaagagttTGTCTTTCTTCATCAATTTTGTGGGtgttcttctttgtttttttccTTTGATCTTTAGCTTCTTCAATCAAGGTATAATTCAGTATTAGTGGATCAAGATTCATGGCTTCTAATTCAAAATCTCATTTCAATTCAATCATATTTGAAGCTATGCTCATGTAACAAACAAGACTAATTCACTGCC is drawn from Impatiens glandulifera chromosome 3, dImpGla2.1, whole genome shotgun sequence and contains these coding sequences:
- the LOC124930930 gene encoding VQ motif-containing protein 4-like; the encoded protein is MESSIQFQENQYRSMIPSQNSRTSETSNSSSISNTSNNGFHQQPATANPSTPTTPKPITRSTEPNNPYPTTFVQADTASFKQVVQMLTGSTGQTKPDPPKNPIPVIKTGQKKNPSSKLYERRNSMKNFKINPLPPGFTHGSMFSPRNPITPEILSPSILNFPSLVLSPVTPLLSDPFNRSPVNEVEKTEDQAIADKEFFFHPSPANTPREVEPRLLPLFPVTSPRVAGSSN